The DNA region TTGCGTGCTCTAGCACAAGGTGAAAGTTATGATTATAAATTTATTTGCATATTAATAATTTATTTATTAATAACATCTGTGTATGCGCATAAATTGCTTCTGAAAAAAAGCAGAGAATAAAACAGATAAAGGAAAATTTTAATGTTGAAAATCTTAATATTATTAGGAATATTTTTTTTGCAAAATGTAAGCCTTGTTTTTGCCCAAAACATTTCTTTAGAGGCGAAATTTCCTTATTTACTTAGTGAGAATCTAGAAGAAAGCATTGCAACTTATAGCACTAAAGCTTTATATCTAAATATTGAAAATAGAAACAACAAACAAGCAGATATAGTTGAAGTAGAAATTAATATTCCCAAAAACTTAGAAATAGCTAAAGCTGATTGGCAAGTTTTAGAGACTGAAAATAGTTATCTTTTGAAAAAAACATTTAAAATAGAACCGGCTTATGGAAATAATTTTGAGTTATTGTATTTTAAAGCTTTGCCAAACTTACCTTTAGGAGAAAAAAAAATTTATGTAAAGCTTAAGTCGAGTACCGAAGAAATAACTAAAGATATTAGCTTCCAGCATATTCTAGGCGAACTACAAAGTAAAACTAGTGATTCAAAAAAATTAATCAAAGAAAACTGGTATATTCACAATTTTGTTTTGCCTGTAGATAGTAATGGTATTAAAGATGACCGAGTTGATGCGGGAACTATTTATATTAAAGATATTAGTTTGGAAACTTTACGTAATAAGTTTCTCGGTGAAGGTGTCGTAAATTGGAGTAAAGTATATAACCATCCAGCTACCTTTGTATCTTTAGAACTGCGTAACCCTAATATGGATACTAGGTTAGTAAAATTCAGAGCAGAGTTATTAGATAAAAATACTGGAAAAGTATTGCCAGGTTTAACGACAGCTGGACAAGTAAATGAAAATCAAGAAAATTACAATCAAACAGGCGATACAGCAAGTTTAGCTTTACTAGCCTTAACAGGTAAAAAAAATCAAATTTTTACTTTACCTTTATATATTGATTATGCGCAAATTATTCCTGGGGAGTATGTTCTGAAGCTTACTTTAAGTAGCGGACAAGAAGATAAAATTAGAGAAGTTCCGATAAAAATAATTAAAAACAGGGTTTCTGGAATGTACGCCTTAGCCATATCTTGTGCTAGTTTTTTAACTTTGATCTTGCTTATGTATAAATTAAAAACAACTATAGCAAAAATTGCTGCTAAAGGTGCAATTACTATTGCTTTATTTGCGGCAATTAGTTTTGGTTGCATAACTGTGCCGACCACATTTTTAGGCGATTTATTGCAAGTTTTTTTAGGCCCTTTTTCTGGTTTAATAACAGGTTTATTAAGCGGGATTGTTTTATATAGTTTATTAGTGGCATTACTGGTTTTATATAGAGAAGCTGGCGTAGTTGCTTTATTTTTTTTATTGAAATTATTGCTAGCGGCACTATTATTTGGTCGAATAACGCCTTTAGGCCTGCTGATGTGTGCTGTAAACATAGTTTTTATTGAAATTGCTTTGCAAATTACCAATTTTTATAAACCAGCAACAATTAGTAAGCGCCGAATAATTGCGATATCTTTAGCATTAGGAATTACAGATGCGAGTATTACTTATGTTAACTTAGAACAGATGATGTTTTTTTATCGCCTTTATTATGCAAGTTGGTATATAGGTTTGCATATGCTATTTAATGGAATTTTATACAGTAGTATTGGCTCCTATCTAGGTTTTAAATTAGGTGATAAACTGCAGCAGATAATGGGGGAATAGAAATAATGCTCGATTTAAGCAAAATTAGCTATAGATATAAAAATCGCCTGAAATTTACTTTGCGGGACATTGACTTGCAAATTAATCAAGGGGAAATGCTGTTGATAGCTGGTCGTACAGGATGTGGAAAATCAACTCTCTTAAAAGTTATGAACGGCTTATTGAGCAAAGATAGTAAGGGAGAACTTAAAGGCCAGGTTAAGCTAAATTCTGAAAACTTGCACGACATGTCGATTGCTGAAATTGGCTTAAAGATAGGTACAGTTTATCAAACACCAGACGATCAGTTGTTTGCAATGTCGGTAGCAGATGAAGTTGCTTTTATTTTAGAAAATCAAAATTTTTTGGCAGAAGATATAACCAAACAAGTTACTTGGGCTCTAAAGCAAGTAGGGCTTGCAGGTTTAGAAAAACGTAGTATTCATACATTGTCAGGTGGACAACGCCAAAGATTAGCGTTAGCTTCTGTTATTGTTAGTAAGCCTCAAATTTTAATACTCGATGAACCAATTAGTCAAATGAACCCTGCGGGGGTATTAGCGTTTTTAGAGTTATTAAGTGCTTTAAATAAAAAATTAAATATGACGATTATCATTGTTGAGCATCGTGTTCATGAATTAATTAATTATTTTGAACGGATAGTATTTTTAGAAGCAGGCAAAGTTGTATATGATGGAAAATTAAAAACACTGTGGAGTGAAGTAAGCCAGAAAATTTTTTTTGGCTTGCGTGAGCCAGAGTTAATTAGACTGGCAAAAACTTTAAAGTTAGGACGATATTATTTGGATTTAGAAGAGTTAGCAACTGAAATTACCAATAAGTACCAGTTTACTCAAAGCGCCTATGCTCAACAGATAATTTCAACACCCATACCGCCTAGGAATGAAGAACTATTAATGAAAATTAATAATTTACATTACACTTACCCCAACTCTCAAAAAGAAACTTTGCAGGGTGTGAATTTTTATTTAAAACAAGGGGAAGTTGTGGCCTTAATGGGTAGCAATGGTGCTGGGAAAAGTACTATTTTAAATTTAATTGCCGGATTAATTAAAAACTATCAAGGTGAAATTGATATTTTAGGTGGTAGTATCGAAGTCAATAGTTATAAACTAGGTTTTTTAAGACAAGAGCCAGATTTAATGCTGTTAGCTGACACAGTGCGCGAAGAAATTTATTGGAAAAACAAAAAATTGGACAATACTAAATACCTGATGCTTATAAAACAATTAGGGTTAGAAGACTTGACAGATGATTTTCCCCTGGCCTTAAGCAAAGGGCAACGCCTACGGGTAGTGTTGGCTAGTATTTTAGCTCGGGAACCCAAAATTCTTTTACTTGATGAGCCTACTACTGGGCAAGACCAAGAGAGTCTTAATGACATAAAAAAGGTCATTAAACTGTTTAAAGAAATAGGAGGTGTGCTTTTTTGTACTCATGATGTAGAATTGGCTGCGCAAATAGCGGATCGGGTTATTTTATTAAATCAAGGTTGTATTATAAGTCAAGGAGCTAGTAAACAGGTTCTAGTTATGAAAGAAAACTTAAATCAGTGTGGAGTTAGTCAACCACCAATGTTGGAAGTATCTGAAAAATTACAAATACCTCCCTGTATAACTGTCGAGGAGGTCTTTGAATATGTCCGTTAGGCAAATTTGGGAAGGTTGTGATAAGCAAGACAATTATATTGCAAAGCTTTCGGGAGAAACGAAATTATGTGTTCTATTTTTCTTTTCTTTTATGGCAATAATTGTGGATAATCCCCGCAGTTTATTTCTTCTTTTTACTTTCGCACTTAGTTTACATTTTTTTAGTCATTTATCGTTTGTGAAATGGCGACTTTTGGCAATTCTGATTTTATTAGGACTTTGGGGTTCGATGCTAAGTCAAGCATTGTTTTTTGCACAAACACCGCGCACAATTTTAATAACTTTAATTCAACCACAGACACCTTTAATTGGTTCGCTAACTGGTGGAATAAATATCTACCAAGAAGGAATTATTTACGGAGCAGTACAAGGCTTACGGTCCGCTTTAATGTTGACGATGGGTTTACTAGTTTGCTGGAATTCTGACCCGCGTCAATTACTACAAGCCCTGGTTAATTGGGGTTTATCTAGCCAATTAGCTTTTATGCTAGTTACGGCAATAAGATTTTTGCCGGTATTAGCAGCTGAGGCAAATGAAGTACTGACGGCCTTAAAACTAAGAGCTAATTGCAAAAAGAATAGAAACAGTATTTTGTTGCATCTTCCATATATTTTCAAACCCTTAATGGCTAGAACCTTGCGGCGAGCTCAAACTTTGGCGTTATCTGTAACAAGTCGGGGTATTTTTTCTAGGACAGCTCTAGCAAGAGAGATTTGGCCTAAAAGCGAACAAATTCTGTGTTCTCTGTTAGGTTTAATATTAATTTTCTTCTTGTTTGCCAAAGGCGTTTACTATATGAGCGAGCAAGGTATTTATTTTGGAAGTTTAAGAAATATTTATGATTGGACAAAGAATTATTTATGAGGATAATTAAACAAATAAAAAAAATAATGCCTGTTTTATTTTTAGCATTATCGTGGTTAATTCTATTAAATCTAACAAGTGAAAATAAACCTTGGTATATTTTTAGCACCAAAGAAAATAGTGCAATTGCCAGCGTTTCCTTGGGAGATATCGCAGTAGAAAATTATGATCGCATGGGCTTTACCAAAGGCTTGGTAGAATATGTTAAAAGCAATAATACTTGGTTGGTGGGTACGGATAAAGGAGAAATTTTATCGATTAATCAGTCTGGAGAAATTCTATGGAAAAGAGCCTTAGGCACAGCAAAACTAACTTCTCTAGCCGTAAATAATGAGGGTACAATCGCATTTATTGGCGAACAAAGCTCAATGGGCTATATATATGCTGTTGATATTATTTCCGGAGAAATTGTTTGGAAATATGCAAGTTCTGAAGTTATTGGTTCAAAATCTGAACAGCGTTCTTTACCAGGAATTATGCATATTAATGTAGATGAAGAAAAAAATGTATACTTGATTGCGTATCGTTTTTTAATGAATGCAGATAGCAGTCGCGAGTATTTTGCCAGAATAGTTGCTCTAAATCAGCAAGGTCAGGTAAAGTGGAAATATCCAGCTCAAGAAGTTATGGATAGCTGGGCTAACTGGTCTGCTTTAGGCGGTAAAGAGCAAATTGTAGTTTCTACCTCGGCTTATGAACTACGCGACGAGATGAAATATCAAGATAGCCTGTATTTTTTGAGTCAAAATACAGGCGAGTTGTTAGTTAGCCAAAAAATTAAACCTATCGAACCTTTTAGTAATACTGTAATGCGTAGTAGTCCTAATTTTAATGCCAATGGCACTTTGTTAGCAGCAAGTACTAGTGATGGTCGAGGACTACTGTTAAATGATCGGGGTGAAATTTTATGGGAAAGAAATTTATCCAAACCACAATTAATAGATGGTGCTTGGATAAATGCTAGTGCAAGAGATGCTTATATAACAGATACCGGGATAATTTTTACAACTATTAATACGTTTAATCGGGCTAACTGGCAGTTACCAACGCCTGTTGAACATCCTGGCGACAATAGTATTTTTTGCTTTGATGTTAAAGGAGAGTTAAAATATAAGGTGCGATTTTCGGGTATGGTAGAGCAATTAGCCATAAATAAGATGGTCATAGCTTGCGCTATTGGACGAAATGTGCGGACGCATAACTACGGGGTACATGGAGTTGCGGTATTAGATCCTAAAACTGGAGAAAAAACCCATTTTTTTAAAAGTGCCGGCCCGACTCAAGCCGTAGCAATTTCGCAGGATGGAAAAACAATAGCTGCTATTGAAGCTGGGGCCTTGACTCCTGATGGAAAAACAATTGGGGCCTATCGTTTGAATATTTATACTGTAAGTAAATAATAAACAACAAAAAGCTCTTTCTTTATAATGAGCTTTTTGTTGTTTAAAATATCTGTTAAGGCTATTCTATGTTTATCAAGGTTGTCTTAACATTATATTGTTGCAAGTGTTTAAGACCATAAGCTGAAGTAACAATTGTTGAAGATTTTTTCAAGATATAACCACGATACATATTTAAACAGCCATTAACGATAGTTAGATAAGCCGCTTTTTCCTGCGGATCAACGACCGTAATATCAGCATCATAACCTTCTTGGATGCTGCCTTTGTTTTTTAAATACAGCATTTTAGCGGGATTATAGCTTGTTTTTTTATTGAATTCTTTTAGAGTGAAAGCTCCAAGTTCTACTAGGCGTAAACCAGTACTTAAAATTTCATTGCGGGGAATTCCGCCGCCATCAGTGCTAATGCAATCAACGACAAACTCATTATTATCTTTTTTTGCCGTAGCCATCGCTAAGCGAGAAGTTAAAGGATTAACCGGAAAACTAACTGTTGCGTGAGGATTATTTTGCCAGTATTCTATAGCTTTAGTACCACTAGCTAGAATAACGGCATCTGCTGTTAACATATTTATGTTGGCCCAGCCATCAAAGATAGCTTGTTGCATGCCGGTTCTAGATAAAGGATATCCTCCTGCTTTGAGACAATTTTTTGTGACTTCACTAGCGATTTCGTCATTTTCGATAAAAGCAGAAGTACCGTTCATCGCTGAAAGATATGATTCGCTTTTTATGTTAGGGTTAGCCTTCAAGGCTTGGATAAGTAAGTTACTTTCCTCAAGACAATCGTAAATTGCCCCGCGACAATAGCTATTAGCATGTGCAAGATGTAGTCTGTTGTTTGCAGCTAGGCTAATTGCTTCTAAAGCGCCTTTGATGTTAGAGCCAGAATTAGTACTACCCGCATGAAAAGCGATATAGGCATGTTCTTGTTCGCAAATATCGATTGCATCACTAATACTTTGAGGTGTTAAAGGATAGTGCCCACCTAAGATTTTCAAGCCAATACCGCCGCTTTCTCGGGTTTTACGTAACAGCAACTGTAACTCTGCGGCTGAAGGGTTAGAGTTGTTAACCGTTAAATTAGGTTTTATTTGATTTAGACAGGCAATATTTAAGCCTGCACCATTTTGGCTGGCAATTTTAAAAACATCCTCAACTAACCCAGCCATATCCAAGGCTGTAGTTACCCCAGCACGTGCTAACATTGTATGTCCTCTTGCTCCACCATACTCAGAAGCTAAATGTACGTGAGGATCAATAATGCCTGCAAAAACAATTTTCCCAGTTAAATCAAATACCTCAGCTGCTTTACTTGGAGAAATTTCTGGAGCGACAAGTTGGATGAGCCCATCTTTAATGGCAATATCGCAGTAAGACTCAGTATTGGTAGCATAATCTACGAGTTTCCCAGCTTTTAATAAAAGATCATATAGCATTTTTTCACCTTCTTCTTTGTAAATATTAGCAAAAATAAACAAGGTATGCAAATTACTATTGGATAAAATTATGACTATTGGTATAAAAAATACTTGCTGGCAATTTTCCTAAATGTCACTAGCTCCTTATCCCAACGTGCAAAAACTTCTGAATTTGTTTCAGTGTTACTATAAATACTGTTTTCTCCAAGTAAAATATCTATTTTACGGGAAGTTGTATTACGGTTTAGCCAAAATTCATTTGCAGATGATAGTTTTTCTAAAACTTTAATTATTTGAAAACCGGTTTGCGCAGCATTAAAGGTTTGACGATTGGTAATATGGATTTGTGCTCCAGCACAAGTTTGTCCTGAGAATTTGCCAAATTTAGGCATAAAGCTAATCGGACGAAAAAACACCCCTGGTAAAGACAAGGAATTCATTTCTCGTGCAAATTTATAAGGATCAATATTAGGCAAGCCCACGAGCTCAAATGGTAGCGTTGTGCCAATGCCTTCCGAAGCATTAATGCCGCCAAATAAACCTGTGCAAGAATACAATAAAGCAGCATTAAGTGTTGGGATATTTGGTGAAGTCATAACCCAAGGTAAATTAGTTTCATCAAAATATAGTTGACGTTGCCAACCGAGCATAGGAATTACGGTTAAGTCAGCATTAATACCATATTCTTTGTTGAAAAGCAGTGCTAACTCGCCTACGGTCATTCCATGTCTAAGTGGTAAGGGATACAAACCGATAAAAGACTCATTGCCAGACTTTAATATCGGACCTTGCATTATACCGCTAAGTGGGTTAGGTCGATCTAAAACTACGAATTTTTTCTTGTTTTCCTGGGCCGCTTGCATAGCATAAGCCATTGTGGAAACATAAGTATAATGTCTTGTGCCTATGTCTTGAATATCGAAAACTAAAACATCAATGTTTTTTAGCATATCTGGGGTAGGTTTTTTAGTATTGCCATATAAAGTATATATGGGTAAGTTATATTCAAGACTATAA from Succinispira mobilis DSM 6222 includes:
- a CDS encoding ABC transporter ATP-binding protein; translation: MLDLSKISYRYKNRLKFTLRDIDLQINQGEMLLIAGRTGCGKSTLLKVMNGLLSKDSKGELKGQVKLNSENLHDMSIAEIGLKIGTVYQTPDDQLFAMSVADEVAFILENQNFLAEDITKQVTWALKQVGLAGLEKRSIHTLSGGQRQRLALASVIVSKPQILILDEPISQMNPAGVLAFLELLSALNKKLNMTIIIVEHRVHELINYFERIVFLEAGKVVYDGKLKTLWSEVSQKIFFGLREPELIRLAKTLKLGRYYLDLEELATEITNKYQFTQSAYAQQIISTPIPPRNEELLMKINNLHYTYPNSQKETLQGVNFYLKQGEVVALMGSNGAGKSTILNLIAGLIKNYQGEIDILGGSIEVNSYKLGFLRQEPDLMLLADTVREEIYWKNKKLDNTKYLMLIKQLGLEDLTDDFPLALSKGQRLRVVLASILAREPKILLLDEPTTGQDQESLNDIKKVIKLFKEIGGVLFCTHDVELAAQIADRVILLNQGCIISQGASKQVLVMKENLNQCGVSQPPMLEVSEKLQIPPCITVEEVFEYVR
- a CDS encoding energy-coupling factor transporter transmembrane component T family protein encodes the protein MSVRQIWEGCDKQDNYIAKLSGETKLCVLFFFSFMAIIVDNPRSLFLLFTFALSLHFFSHLSFVKWRLLAILILLGLWGSMLSQALFFAQTPRTILITLIQPQTPLIGSLTGGINIYQEGIIYGAVQGLRSALMLTMGLLVCWNSDPRQLLQALVNWGLSSQLAFMLVTAIRFLPVLAAEANEVLTALKLRANCKKNRNSILLHLPYIFKPLMARTLRRAQTLALSVTSRGIFSRTALAREIWPKSEQILCSLLGLILIFFLFAKGVYYMSEQGIYFGSLRNIYDWTKNYL
- a CDS encoding PQQ-binding-like beta-propeller repeat protein produces the protein MRIIKQIKKIMPVLFLALSWLILLNLTSENKPWYIFSTKENSAIASVSLGDIAVENYDRMGFTKGLVEYVKSNNTWLVGTDKGEILSINQSGEILWKRALGTAKLTSLAVNNEGTIAFIGEQSSMGYIYAVDIISGEIVWKYASSEVIGSKSEQRSLPGIMHINVDEEKNVYLIAYRFLMNADSSREYFARIVALNQQGQVKWKYPAQEVMDSWANWSALGGKEQIVVSTSAYELRDEMKYQDSLYFLSQNTGELLVSQKIKPIEPFSNTVMRSSPNFNANGTLLAASTSDGRGLLLNDRGEILWERNLSKPQLIDGAWINASARDAYITDTGIIFTTINTFNRANWQLPTPVEHPGDNSIFCFDVKGELKYKVRFSGMVEQLAINKMVIACAIGRNVRTHNYGVHGVAVLDPKTGEKTHFFKSAGPTQAVAISQDGKTIAAIEAGALTPDGKTIGAYRLNIYTVSK
- a CDS encoding amidohydrolase family protein, giving the protein MLYDLLLKAGKLVDYATNTESYCDIAIKDGLIQLVAPEISPSKAAEVFDLTGKIVFAGIIDPHVHLASEYGGARGHTMLARAGVTTALDMAGLVEDVFKIASQNGAGLNIACLNQIKPNLTVNNSNPSAAELQLLLRKTRESGGIGLKILGGHYPLTPQSISDAIDICEQEHAYIAFHAGSTNSGSNIKGALEAISLAANNRLHLAHANSYCRGAIYDCLEESNLLIQALKANPNIKSESYLSAMNGTSAFIENDEIASEVTKNCLKAGGYPLSRTGMQQAIFDGWANINMLTADAVILASGTKAIEYWQNNPHATVSFPVNPLTSRLAMATAKKDNNEFVVDCISTDGGGIPRNEILSTGLRLVELGAFTLKEFNKKTSYNPAKMLYLKNKGSIQEGYDADITVVDPQEKAAYLTIVNGCLNMYRGYILKKSSTIVTSAYGLKHLQQYNVKTTLINIE
- a CDS encoding exo-beta-N-acetylmuramidase NamZ family protein codes for the protein MRKIISTIIILFLSFSINIANAQKTNIILGIERISEYKELFQGQRIGLITNPTGIDKNLKSSVEIFSECTNITAIFSPEHGFLGQISAGDNINNGYSLEYNLPIYTLYGNTKKPTPDMLKNIDVLVFDIQDIGTRHYTYVSTMAYAMQAAQENKKKFVVLDRPNPLSGIMQGPILKSGNESFIGLYPLPLRHGMTVGELALLFNKEYGINADLTVIPMLGWQRQLYFDETNLPWVMTSPNIPTLNAALLYSCTGLFGGINASEGIGTTLPFELVGLPNIDPYKFAREMNSLSLPGVFFRPISFMPKFGKFSGQTCAGAQIHITNRQTFNAAQTGFQIIKVLEKLSSANEFWLNRNTTSRKIDILLGENSIYSNTETNSEVFARWDKELVTFRKIASKYFLYQ